One stretch of Malus domestica chromosome 14, GDT2T_hap1 DNA includes these proteins:
- the LOC103453914 gene encoding WUSCHEL-related homeobox 11-like, whose translation MEDHHQHQGQDPDGSSPSNGSTERSPEPVRSRWIPKPEQILILESIFNSGMVNPPKEETVRIRKLLEKFGSVGDANVFYWFQNRRSRSRRRQRQLQASLEQGTNNNINNDPMASLSHHQLRGEIQYGISCSVPATAPPLAFGASPNNFLMGSSSSSSCGHHLITDNDVHHSTACVDDQFFPVSGQMGFPEIEQSSGVTSALGGGPSDTSNLQFQSGLITVFINGFPTEIPKGPLDMKAVFGQDVLLVHSSGLPLPINEFGFLAQSLESGESYFLVSRPS comes from the exons ATGGAAGATCATCATCAACATCAAGGCCAAGACCCTGACGGTAGTAGTCCAAGCAACGGCTCGACCGAGAGAAGCCCTGAGCCGGTGAGGTCAAGATGGATACCGAAGCCAGAGCAAATCCTAATTCTGGAGTCAATTTTCAACAGTGGAATGGTGAATCCTCCCAAAGAAGAAACTGTGAGAATAAGGAAACTGCTTGAGAAGTTTGGCTCTGTTGGGGATGCCAACGTTTTCTACTGGTTCCAAAACCGCCGGTCGAGATCTCGCCGCCGACAACGGCAGTTGCAGGCAAGCCTTGAACAAGGGACCAATAATAATATAAACAATGATCCAATGGCTTCTCTTTCACATCACCAATTGCGTGGTGAAATTCAGTACGGAATAAGCTGCAGTGTTCCTGCTACTGCGCCTCCCTTGGCTTTCGGAGCTTCTCCTAATAATTTCCTTATGggttcttcatcttcttcgtctTGTGGCCATCATCTGATAACAGATAATGATGTTCATCATAGTACTGCTTGCGTTGATGATCAGTTCTTTCCAGTTTCTGGTCAAATGGGGTTTCCGGAAATCGAGCAGAGCTCCGGTGTAACGTCTGCGTTAGGAGGAGGCCCTTCTGATACCTCCAATTTGCAGTTCCAGTCTG GTCTCATCACAGTGTTTATTAATGGGTTTCCAACAGAAATTCCCAAAGGGCCACTTGACATGAAAGCCGTGTTTGGCCAAGATGTGCTTTTGGTTCACTCCTCTGGACTCCCACTTCCAATCAATGAATTTGGTTTCTTGGCACAAAGCTTGGAGTCTGGTGAAAGCTATTTCCTG GTTTCAAGACCAAGTTAA